Proteins encoded within one genomic window of Triticum aestivum cultivar Chinese Spring chromosome 2D, IWGSC CS RefSeq v2.1, whole genome shotgun sequence:
- the LOC123054645 gene encoding probable CDP-diacylglycerol--inositol 3-phosphatidyltransferase 2 — MAQPPAKKTLSVYLYIPNIIGYFRIIINFIAFAECYTNRTLFAILYFFSFFCDGLDGWFARRFNQASTFGAVLDMVTDRVSTACLLALLSQFYRPGLVFILLLGLDITSHWFQMYSSFLSGKTSHKDVKHTGNGLLKLYYGYRPFMAFCCVASEVLYIILFLYADAKSTSLLNTCRGILKESPLVVFMFISTLIGWALKQVINVIQMKTAADACVAYDSKRGK; from the exons ATGGCGCAGCCTCCAGCTAAAAAGACGCTGTCGGTGTACCTGTACATCCCTAACATCATTG GATATTTCAGGATCATCATAAACTTCATTGCATTTGCTGAGTGCTATACCAACAGAACACTCTTTGCTATCCTGTACTTCTTCAG CTTCTTCTGTGATGGCTTGGATGGTTGGTTTGCCAGGAGGTTCAATCAAG CATCAACATTTGGAGCTGTGTTGGACATGGTAACAGATAG GGTTAGCACTGCTTGTTTGTTGGCGCTTCTCTCACAGTTTTACAG ACCTGGCTTGGTTTTCATACTGTTACTTGGGTTGGACATCACAAGCCACTGGTTTCAAATGTACAG TTCTTTCCTATCAGGTAAGACTAGCCACAAGGATGTGAAGCACACAGGCAATGGGCTTTTGAAGTTATATTATGGATATCGGCCGTTCATGGCGTTCTGTTGTGTTGCTTCTGAG GTTCTGTACATTATCCTGTTTCTCTATGCTGACGCGAAGTCCACAAGCTTGCTTAAT ACGTGCAGAGGTATTCTGAAGGAAAGTCCCCTCGTTGTCTTCATGTTCATTTCAACTCTAATTGGGTGGGCACTCAAACAAGTGATCAATGTCATCCAG ATGAAAACAGCTGCAGATGCTTGTGTGGCGTACGATTCGAAAAGAGGCAAGTGA